AAGATTCCGATGGAACCGGGTTCTTACACGGTGGAGGCTCGCCATGTCGATGGAACAGTGGCAACAGGCGCTATCCGCAGCGTAGACTTGGAGAAAAAGTCGGCCGCTAGAATCGATACGGTCAAGCTCGGCGAACTTTCTTCGATCGAAGGCTACGTGATGCTCGGTGATTCGATGCCGGTGGTCCGTATTGCGGGCCTTGACCGCTACGTGATTCCGGACAGCACGGGGCACTTTGTGATTGACTCGCTCCCGGTGGGCGATTTTGACGTGCAAATCGGCGACCCGCAAGAGGTTTATTCGGCCAAGGTGCAGTCGACGACGGGCGATACCTTGTATGTAGACTGCTCTGATTCCACTTCAAGCATTAATGTGGTCAAGCCTAAGGAAACGGCAGCAAGTGAATATCCCGATGCCGACTGGAACGAACACGATGCCTTGATTAAGTTGGCCGACGGCTATGCTGTAGGCGTACTCGGTGCTGCGGGCGTTACCGATTCTGCGGGCAATATCAGCAAGCAGAAGGGCGAAGTCTGTATTGTGACCACAACCGAAGACTACATTATTGTCGAAGACACGACCAGTACGGATTCGGCGTCAACGACGGCGGTGATTGCACCGGGGTCGCTCCGTGAATGTGCCTATAAAGAAGGCCCGGTATGGGTGCTTTTCGAAAAAGACGGCACTTATAACCTGCAGGCTCCGCTCCGTTTGAAGTCCGACAAGACATTCGATGGCCGCGGTCGCGATATCCGCATTTCGGGCATGGGTGTGCTTACAGATGCTTCAAGCAACTTGATCTTTGAAAATCTGACCTTTACGGCGCCGTCTATTACAGCGCAAGATACGACCTCTCGCCGCGCCCTTTCAATCCATAACCGTACGCATCATGTGTGGGTGGACCATTGCACCTTCGAGGAATACCCGCTGGTGGAATTCGATGTGAAGCGCTGCTCGCATAATGTCACGATTTCTTGGTCTCGTTTTGAAAATGCTCAGACGGGAGTGCTGTTCGGACTTGCCGGCGATATCATTATGGATACTGCCCAAAGCCTGACAATGCATCACAATTACTTCGAGGGGCTCTCTCGCGACGGAATTCTTGCTCATGGAGGCAAACTTCATGCCTACAACAACTTCTTCTACTCTTTAGATTTGTCGGGCGTGGTATGTTCAGATTCCGCTACCTGCCTGATAGAAAAGAACATCTTCAATAACGAAATGCCCGTGACGCTATACCGCTGGTATTACGATGACGGTGCTCCGGTGGATTCTACGGTGGGCTTTGCCGACATGGAATCCAACTGGCATACCGCCGGCGGCGAAGATTTCATTACCGATGCTCGCGGCTACAAGCCCGACTACAAGTATACGGCTGATTCCGCCGATGCAGAGCTTGCTTTAAGAGTCAAGAAGCAAAGCGGAGCCCAGTAATTTTCTACTTTAGCGGTCATGAAAGAAAAACTCCCGGCTTTCCTGTTCATGCTTGCAATCCCGCTGTCGATTGTCCTCTACCTGAAGGTAGAGGCTGCTTCGGGGTCCGAAATGGTGGCGCTGCTTTCGGCGGTGGCCTGCTACTTGGTCGTTTTCTTCTTGCTCGCGCTGTTCTTCAATTCCCGCGCGAAAGATGCCGACGGCAAGGCGGTTTCGGCCTTGGATAACTTGTTTGCAGAAAAGAAGACAAAGGCCGAACTTGCCCGCGAACAAATCTTGCGCAAGCAAAAGGAACTGGAAGCTCAAAAAGCCTCCGAAAACAAACCGAATTCCTAATCGGCTCTTTGCAGACAAAATTATCTCCTTTAGCTATATTTGCGCCGTAAGGAGATTATATGAAGAAAATTGCCCTTTTCTTGGCTTGCGCGGTCGCCTTTGCCGGCGCCGCTGAACGTTACAAAGACCGCATGTTTGATGTCTCTGTCAAGAAAGATGTCACCTATGCTTCTAACGTTAAACACCTCAAGACACTCAATTCCATCTCGGCGGCGATTATTACGTATGCCGCTTTGAACGATGGCATGCCTGTCTACCTGTTTGATAACGAGACTGACCTTAAGGAAGTCAGTTTGAAGATGGATATTTACCAGCCGAAAAACGATACTGAAAAGAAACGCCCGGCTGTTTTGGTGATGCATGGCGGTGCCTTTGCGGCAGGCTCCAAGAACGATTATGACCAGCACACGGTGACTTATTGC
This genomic window from Fibrobacter sp. UWB5 contains:
- a CDS encoding right-handed parallel beta-helix repeat-containing protein: MLCSSFVGCSERRDVAGGTEAESTIALQIQLASGKPAAYSRVRALPEGFLPEGNRVVPWLETNDSGFVKIPMEPGSYTVEARHVDGTVATGAIRSVDLEKKSAARIDTVKLGELSSIEGYVMLGDSMPVVRIAGLDRYVIPDSTGHFVIDSLPVGDFDVQIGDPQEVYSAKVQSTTGDTLYVDCSDSTSSINVVKPKETAASEYPDADWNEHDALIKLADGYAVGVLGAAGVTDSAGNISKQKGEVCIVTTTEDYIIVEDTTSTDSASTTAVIAPGSLRECAYKEGPVWVLFEKDGTYNLQAPLRLKSDKTFDGRGRDIRISGMGVLTDASSNLIFENLTFTAPSITAQDTTSRRALSIHNRTHHVWVDHCTFEEYPLVEFDVKRCSHNVTISWSRFENAQTGVLFGLAGDIIMDTAQSLTMHHNYFEGLSRDGILAHGGKLHAYNNFFYSLDLSGVVCSDSATCLIEKNIFNNEMPVTLYRWYYDDGAPVDSTVGFADMESNWHTAGGEDFITDARGYKPDYKYTADSADAELALRVKKQSGAQ